Genomic window (Mycolicibacterium smegmatis):
TTGTGACGGATGGGACCAAGCCTGACCGTCACGGGTCTTGCTTCCTACGAGCTTACTCTCTCGATCTCGGCTCCGAGGCTGACCAGGTTTTCCACGAACAACGGATAGCCGCGATCGATGTGGAACACGTCGTGGACCTCGGTCTCTCCGTCGGCGACCAGGCCGGCGAGCACCAGGCCGGCACCGGCCCGGATGTCCGACGACCACACGGGTGCGCTCGACAACTGCGGGATCCCCCGCACCACGGCGTGGTGTCCGTCGGTACGGGCGTCGGCGCCGAGCCGGATCATCTCCTCGACGAACCGGAAGCGCGCCTCGAACACGTTCTCGGTGATCATCGACGTCCCGTCGGCGATCGCCGCGAGGCCGATGGCCATCGGCTGCAGGTCGGTCGGGAATCCCGGGAACGGCAGGGTCGCGACATTCACGGCCTTGGGGCGCTCGTACTGCACGACGCGGAAGCCGTTGTCGTTCTGCGTGACGGTCGCGCCGGCATCGTGCAGTTTGTGCAGGACCAACTGCAGGTGCTGCGGGTCGACGCCGGTGACCGTGATGTCACCCCTCGTCATCGCCGCGGCGATCCCCCACGTCGCGGCGACGATCCGGTCGCCGATCACGCGGTGCTCGGTCGGATACAGCCGGTCCACGCCGGTGATCGTCAGGGTCGAGGTTCCCGCGCCGCTGATCTGCGCGCCCATCTCGTTGAGCATCGCGCACAGGTCGACGACGTCGGGTTCACGCGCCGCGTTGTGGATGGTGGTCACACCCTCGGCCACCACGGCGGCCATCAGGATGTTCTCGGTCGCCCCCACCGACGGGAACTCCAACTGGATCTCGGCGCCGTGCAGATGGTCGGCCTCGGCCACCACGCAACCGTGCTCGATGTTGCACGTCGCACCCAGTTGCCGCAGACCGGCCTGGTGCATGTCCAGCGGCCGCGACCCGATCGCATCCCCACCGGGCAACGCGACCCTGGCCTTCTTGCACCGCCCCACGAGCGGGCCGAGCACACATACCGAGGCCCGGAACTGCCGTACTGCCGCAAAGTCGGCGTCGTACTTGGGTTCGTCGGGCGAGGTGATCCGCACGGTCGCACCGTCGAGTTCGACGGTCGCCCCCAGCCCCCGCAACACCTCGGCCATCAGCGGTACGTCGAGGATGTCGGGGCAATTGGTGATCGTGCTGGTGCCCTCTGCCAACAGCGCGGCTGCCATGAGTTTCAAGACGCTGTTTTTCGCGCCCCCCACAGCAACTTCGCCTGATAACCGGTTGCCACCGGTCACCACGAAACGCTCGCTCACGCAGGTAAGTCTAGACAGGCCGCAGATCGGATCGAGAAACCTCGCCATAACACGGCATGACCGTTCTGCCTCACCGCTGCCCCGGTAGCGTGCGTGTCATGGCCGTTCATCTCACTCGCATCTACACCAGGACCGGCGACGACGGGACCACGGGGCTGAGCGATTTCAGCCGCGTGCCCAAGAACGACGCCCGCTTGACGGCATATGCCGACTGCGACGAGACCAACGCCGCGATCGGCGTCGCGATCGCGCTCGGCAATCCCGATCAGCAAATCCGGGCGGTATTGCAGCAGATTCAGAACGACCTGTTCGACGCCGGCGCGGATCTGTCCACCCCGCTCGTCGAAGATCCGAAGTACCCGCCGCTGCGCATCTCGCAGGACTACATCGACCGCCTGGAGAAGTGGTGCGATGAGTTCAACGAGGCTCTGCCCGCGCTCAACTCGTTCATCCT
Coding sequences:
- the murA gene encoding UDP-N-acetylglucosamine 1-carboxyvinyltransferase, which codes for MSERFVVTGGNRLSGEVAVGGAKNSVLKLMAAALLAEGTSTITNCPDILDVPLMAEVLRGLGATVELDGATVRITSPDEPKYDADFAAVRQFRASVCVLGPLVGRCKKARVALPGGDAIGSRPLDMHQAGLRQLGATCNIEHGCVVAEADHLHGAEIQLEFPSVGATENILMAAVVAEGVTTIHNAAREPDVVDLCAMLNEMGAQISGAGTSTLTITGVDRLYPTEHRVIGDRIVAATWGIAAAMTRGDITVTGVDPQHLQLVLHKLHDAGATVTQNDNGFRVVQYERPKAVNVATLPFPGFPTDLQPMAIGLAAIADGTSMITENVFEARFRFVEEMIRLGADARTDGHHAVVRGIPQLSSAPVWSSDIRAGAGLVLAGLVADGETEVHDVFHIDRGYPLFVENLVSLGAEIERVSS
- a CDS encoding cob(I)yrinic acid a,c-diamide adenosyltransferase, producing MAVHLTRIYTRTGDDGTTGLSDFSRVPKNDARLTAYADCDETNAAIGVAIALGNPDQQIRAVLQQIQNDLFDAGADLSTPLVEDPKYPPLRISQDYIDRLEKWCDEFNEALPALNSFILPGGTPLSALLHVARTVARRAERSAWIAVNEFGDSVSVLPAKYLNRLSDLLFILSRVANPEGDVLWKPGANQ